The following are from one region of the Trichoplusia ni isolate ovarian cell line Hi5 chromosome 1, tn1, whole genome shotgun sequence genome:
- the LOC113493569 gene encoding transcription factor Adf-1-like encodes MPLNAVGWSSEEDEKLVELVQPHSFLYNVFDPSRKNILARETTWQEIAEQLSKPVEECKKRWRGLRDGYTRIKRLGTMHKTKVVIYEKLQFLDGTSLDGTEETIRLEEENTEEQPVMDESIGTEQQVITDNQEYYEITLVDGPQAPLKPYIKILPKKETSEEPPKKICRKNAGRKKAIPVPKNIPPIKILPKPIVMNGPKIVHYVEDPKVPEQRSQTIDKLIEKILKENTNEIDVFFRSMAASVKKLQPNLIPKVKMEVCNVIAKYEMQNFDKNLNF; translated from the exons ATGCCTTTGAACGCGGTTGGCTGGTCCTCAGAGGAGGACGAGAAGCTTGTGGAATTGGTGCAGCCTCATAGTTTTTTGTACAATGTGTTTGATCCTTCGAGGAAGAATATACTAGCGAGAGAAACGACATGGCAGGAAATAGCGGAGCAACTATCGAAGCCAG TTGAAGAATGCAAGAAACGCTGGCGAGGACTCCGTGATGGATACACAAGGATAAAGCGACTAGGAACTATGCATAAAACTAAAGTCGTTATATATGAAAAGTTGCAATTCTTAGACGGAACATCCTTGGACGGTACTGAGGAAACGATAAGGCTTGAAGAAGAGAATACGGAGGAACAACCAGTTATGGACGAGTCAATTGGTACCGAACAGCAAGTTATTACAGACAACCAGGAATATTATGag atcACGCTGGTTGATGGCCCTCAAGCACCACTCAAgccatacataaaaatactaccaaaaaaagaaacaagtgaAGAGCCACCGAAAAAAATATGCAGGAAAAACGCTGGCAGAAAGAAAGCAATACCTGTGCCTAAAAATATACctcctataaaaatattacccaAACCAATAGTAATGAATGGGCCTAAAATAGTACATTACGTAGAAGACCCCAAAGTGCCAGAACAAAGGTCTCAAACCATAGACaaactaatagaaaaaatattaaaagaaaacactaACGAAATAGATGTGTTCTTTCGAAGTATGGCAGCTAGTGTTAAGAAATTACAGCCTAATTTAATACCTAAAGTCAAAATGGAAGTGTGTAATGTTATTGCTAAATACGAAAtgcaaaattttgacaaaaatctCAATTTCTAG